A window from Photobacterium atrarenae encodes these proteins:
- a CDS encoding HlyD family secretion protein has product MTKEEKDADLEPVNTTEEQSPQKNNKVKKITNILLATVAFLLLFNIISDRIIPITDNARVKTFVVPVKPEVSGLVLEINVEPNQLVAEGDVLVRLDPSDYQIAVAQAKENLEIAGQNVGAQTAAIASAQARLTSAIVERQNAELQTNRVLALVKKGVVSQSDADEARASLATARANVINAEADLEKAKQQLGAAGEENSQIKAALLALEQAQLNLERTEVRAPTQGGVSNFSLSEGFYAAAGQPLMTFVSTETIWIEAYFRENSLGNVTAGDAVEIALDFAPGKVFKGTVSSVDWGIDWGEGDQAGKLAKADSQKGWLRQTQMLPILIEFDHTQARGVLRVGGQADVIVYAADNTVFNLIGKVWIRLISWLSYVR; this is encoded by the coding sequence ATGACAAAAGAAGAAAAAGATGCTGATCTGGAACCTGTGAATACGACAGAGGAGCAATCGCCACAAAAAAACAATAAAGTTAAGAAAATTACCAACATCTTGCTGGCAACGGTTGCGTTTTTGCTGCTGTTTAACATCATCTCCGATCGTATTATCCCGATCACGGACAACGCCCGGGTCAAAACCTTTGTCGTGCCGGTTAAGCCAGAGGTGTCCGGGTTGGTGCTGGAAATCAATGTAGAGCCGAACCAGTTGGTTGCGGAAGGGGACGTGCTCGTCAGGTTGGATCCGTCTGACTATCAAATTGCTGTGGCGCAGGCCAAAGAAAACCTCGAAATCGCTGGCCAGAATGTTGGCGCGCAAACGGCGGCGATTGCATCGGCCCAGGCGCGCCTGACCTCCGCGATTGTCGAGCGGCAAAACGCAGAGCTGCAAACCAACCGTGTTCTGGCACTGGTCAAGAAAGGCGTGGTGTCCCAGTCGGATGCCGATGAAGCGCGGGCTAGTCTGGCCACCGCACGGGCCAATGTGATCAACGCCGAGGCCGATTTGGAAAAAGCCAAGCAACAACTGGGCGCGGCAGGGGAGGAAAACAGCCAGATTAAAGCGGCGTTACTGGCGCTGGAGCAGGCGCAGCTCAATCTGGAGCGGACCGAAGTTCGTGCGCCGACTCAAGGCGGGGTGTCGAATTTCAGCCTGTCCGAAGGTTTTTATGCTGCCGCCGGACAACCGCTGATGACCTTTGTCTCAACCGAGACCATCTGGATTGAAGCCTATTTCCGGGAAAACAGCCTGGGCAATGTCACGGCCGGGGATGCGGTGGAAATTGCCCTCGACTTTGCCCCCGGCAAGGTGTTCAAAGGCACGGTATCCAGCGTGGATTGGGGCATCGACTGGGGCGAAGGCGATCAGGCCGGCAAGCTGGCCAAAGCCGATAGCCAGAAAGGCTGGTTGCGGCAAACCCAGATGCTGCCCATCCTGATTGAGTTTGACCACACCCAGGCACGTGGTGTGCTGCGGGTGGGCGGTCAGGCGGATGTGATTGTCTATGCAGCGGATAACACGGTCTTTAACCTGATTGGCAAAGTCTGGATACGGCTGATCAGTTGGTTGTCCTATGTCCGATAA
- a CDS encoding AI-2E family transporter, producing MKTDDQFATQAIDAAIKIGAVALLLIWCFSILRPFIMLLVWGAIIATALYPLAVSMHTRLGMSLTKASVLLSGIGVVILLVPLIALSTGIYTSAADVIVGLQDGTLTIPQPDPAMKSWPLVGEKLYAFIDMASTNLKGVLVQYAEPLKQFAGKMAGLLSSLGLGFVQFIISTLIAGAFMAHAEKCEAAFQAIADRLTGKHGEQLTKLSKTTVRSVVQGVIGVALIQSVFAGIGMVFAGVPAIALWMVAVLLIAIIQLPPIIALLIPIFIVFGTQSTVVAVLFLSWCLLVSASDAVLKPVLLSRGSETPMLVILLGALGGMAMSGIVGLFVGAVVLSLAYQLGTVWLGDEK from the coding sequence ATGAAAACAGACGATCAATTTGCAACGCAGGCAATTGATGCGGCGATTAAAATCGGCGCGGTGGCCTTGCTGCTTATCTGGTGTTTCTCGATTTTACGGCCCTTTATCATGCTGCTGGTATGGGGCGCGATTATTGCCACGGCGCTGTATCCGCTGGCGGTGAGCATGCACACCCGTCTTGGTATGAGCCTGACCAAAGCTAGTGTGTTGCTGTCGGGGATCGGGGTCGTCATTTTACTGGTCCCCCTGATTGCGCTCTCGACCGGTATTTATACCAGCGCCGCAGACGTGATTGTGGGGTTGCAGGACGGCACCCTGACGATCCCGCAACCAGACCCGGCAATGAAATCCTGGCCGCTGGTAGGAGAAAAGCTCTATGCGTTTATCGACATGGCCTCGACCAACCTCAAAGGCGTGCTGGTGCAGTATGCCGAGCCGCTGAAACAGTTTGCTGGCAAGATGGCGGGGCTGCTTAGTTCACTGGGACTTGGCTTCGTTCAGTTCATCATCTCGACCCTAATCGCCGGAGCCTTTATGGCCCATGCCGAAAAATGTGAAGCGGCTTTTCAAGCAATAGCAGATCGCCTGACTGGTAAGCACGGCGAACAACTGACTAAGTTGTCGAAAACCACGGTTCGGAGTGTGGTGCAGGGGGTGATCGGGGTTGCGCTGATCCAGTCGGTGTTCGCCGGGATCGGGATGGTGTTTGCCGGGGTGCCGGCCATTGCGCTGTGGATGGTGGCGGTGCTGCTGATCGCCATTATTCAGCTGCCGCCGATCATTGCACTCTTGATCCCGATTTTCATCGTCTTCGGCACCCAGAGCACTGTCGTTGCGGTGCTGTTTCTGAGCTGGTGTCTGCTGGTCAGTGCCAGTGATGCGGTGCTTAAACCCGTGCTGCTCAGCCGTGGCTCAGAAACCCCGATGCTGGTGATCCTGCTCGGCGCCCTCGGCGGTATGGCCATGTCCGGCATTGTCGGCCTGTTCGTCGGCGCTGTGGTGCTGAGCCTGGCGTATCAGTTAGGGACGGTTTGGTTGGGAGATGAGAAATGA
- a CDS encoding ABC transporter ATP-binding protein has product MGRKTVLEQIDATFKAGEFTAILGPNGTGKTTLLKAMMGLVPHTGKVRAYDESGGPLSRTAYSYLCQLNKSSSELTVIEVVLLGLVHQLSWRITAAQEQQAETMLQELGLLHLATRSFAHLSGGQQQLVSLAQALIGRPEVLLLDEPTSALDLKHQVQVLELARDYTRQHQCITVAVLHDLSMAARYCDRLLLLDQGRVQREGSPNDVLNNETLSRVYQVEVDVGYCSQGHTYVTPIRLLPSAGSSKQII; this is encoded by the coding sequence ATGGGGCGAAAGACTGTACTGGAGCAGATAGACGCCACGTTCAAAGCCGGGGAGTTTACCGCGATCTTAGGCCCGAATGGCACAGGGAAAACCACGCTGTTAAAGGCCATGATGGGCTTGGTGCCTCATACGGGCAAAGTACGTGCATACGATGAGAGTGGCGGTCCCTTATCCCGAACGGCGTATTCGTATTTGTGCCAGTTGAACAAATCATCCAGTGAATTGACCGTGATTGAAGTGGTGCTGCTCGGCCTCGTCCATCAGCTCAGTTGGCGCATCACCGCCGCACAGGAACAGCAAGCCGAAACCATGTTGCAGGAGTTAGGACTCCTCCACCTGGCGACACGCTCTTTTGCTCACCTCAGCGGTGGGCAGCAGCAATTGGTGTCTTTGGCACAAGCACTCATCGGACGGCCTGAGGTATTGTTGCTCGATGAGCCCACCAGTGCGCTCGATCTGAAACATCAGGTGCAGGTGCTGGAGCTGGCCCGCGACTACACCCGGCAGCATCAGTGCATCACCGTAGCGGTGCTGCACGATCTGTCGATGGCGGCGCGCTATTGTGATCGCCTACTGCTGCTCGATCAGGGGCGCGTTCAGCGTGAGGGCTCCCCAAATGATGTCCTCAATAACGAGACGTTAAGCCGGGTGTATCAAGTGGAAGTGGACGTTGGGTACTGCAGCCAGGGGCACACCTACGTGACGCCCATTCGTTTGCTGCCCTCCGCCGGTTCATCAAAGCAAATCATATAA
- a CDS encoding FecCD family ABC transporter permease, translating into MQQRRRRALCLTALGVGVAMLFDISTGASWIGLNSVFEALVGGPAGRELSTTIIWHLRLPITLTCLVVGASLGLAGGLMQTLLANPLASPYTLGISAAAGFGAAMALLFGFSVLGVPWLGVPVAAFVTSALASLAIYLIGRSRNMDAKILILAGIVVLFFFQALQSLVQYLASPEVLQQIVFWLFGSLLKATWLSFGVSGSILLIGLAFALPRVWALTALSSGEERAQALGINTRQLRLQMFLLCSLLTAGAVSFVGTIGFIGLVAPHLARLLVGEDQRLYLPLSTLMGALLLCVSSLVAKLIVPGTILPIGIITSLVGVPFLLYLLMKRRGGL; encoded by the coding sequence ATGCAGCAGCGCAGACGCCGTGCACTTTGCCTGACGGCGCTCGGCGTCGGGGTGGCCATGCTTTTTGACATCAGCACGGGCGCCTCCTGGATCGGGCTGAACAGCGTGTTTGAGGCATTGGTGGGCGGTCCGGCGGGGCGCGAATTATCGACGACCATCATCTGGCACCTGCGTTTACCCATCACCCTGACCTGCCTGGTGGTGGGCGCATCCCTCGGTCTGGCGGGCGGGTTGATGCAGACCTTGCTCGCCAACCCACTGGCGAGCCCTTACACGCTCGGGATCTCCGCGGCCGCCGGGTTCGGGGCCGCAATGGCCTTACTGTTTGGTTTTTCGGTATTGGGAGTCCCTTGGCTTGGCGTGCCGGTGGCAGCTTTTGTTACGTCAGCCCTAGCCAGCCTTGCCATCTACCTGATTGGCCGTTCCCGAAACATGGATGCCAAGATCTTAATCCTGGCGGGGATTGTGGTGTTATTCTTCTTCCAGGCACTGCAATCCCTGGTGCAATACCTCGCATCGCCCGAAGTCTTGCAGCAAATCGTATTCTGGCTGTTTGGCAGCCTCCTCAAAGCAACATGGTTATCCTTTGGCGTCTCCGGGAGCATTTTGTTGATCGGATTGGCCTTCGCACTGCCCAGGGTGTGGGCCCTCACGGCGCTGTCATCGGGCGAAGAGCGTGCTCAGGCTTTGGGGATCAACACTCGTCAGCTCAGGCTTCAAATGTTTTTGCTGTGCTCCCTGCTCACGGCCGGGGCCGTCTCGTTTGTGGGAACCATCGGCTTTATCGGCTTGGTCGCCCCCCATCTGGCGCGGCTCTTGGTCGGAGAAGATCAGCGCCTTTACTTACCCCTGTCGACCTTAATGGGCGCGTTATTGTTGTGTGTGTCATCGCTGGTCGCCAAGTTAATTGTGCCGGGCACCATTCTCCCGATTGGCATCATCACGTCGCTCGTGGGGGTACCGTTTCTCCTCTACTTACTGATGAAACGCCGGGGTGGACTATGA
- a CDS encoding DUF2955 domain-containing protein, whose translation MSDKATASDTSTAASVADVLTEATQVRVLRFTVGVGLAVFLAAWLEWDLAHIAPVLTAKFLVDKPALHRETVIELLLAMLVTIGLGMLLSGGITQYPIPLMMLIGLMMMWGYYLFTNPKWNLFATILILAILVLPFIAITSATASGFLAGGLTMSGVVAITLFALAHIYFPEPEAEFPGFAPVMLTPHQRWRAAFRALLISFPVVCFFFVFQISEAILTMIFIALLSLMITGEKSVKLSAFLVVSNGLGGLLAIGSFTVLAIVPNIGFYTLFTALLAMVMATKIYTAGEKAPVYVTAFSTLLVLIGSTLLSSGDIDSTTITRIVQLVVVGLYMIVAAYFLETRTWKFLQPN comes from the coding sequence ATGTCCGATAAGGCGACGGCTTCCGACACAAGCACTGCGGCCTCTGTGGCCGATGTACTCACGGAGGCGACCCAGGTTCGGGTCCTGCGCTTTACGGTGGGGGTCGGCCTGGCGGTTTTTCTGGCTGCCTGGCTGGAATGGGATCTGGCCCATATCGCCCCGGTGCTGACGGCCAAATTTCTGGTCGACAAACCCGCGCTGCACCGGGAGACCGTGATCGAGTTGCTGCTGGCGATGCTGGTGACCATCGGATTGGGTATGCTGCTGTCGGGTGGGATCACCCAGTATCCGATCCCCCTGATGATGCTGATCGGCCTGATGATGATGTGGGGCTACTATCTGTTCACTAATCCCAAATGGAATCTGTTCGCCACGATTCTGATCCTCGCGATTCTGGTATTGCCATTTATCGCGATCACCAGTGCTACGGCCTCCGGTTTCCTGGCCGGGGGACTCACCATGTCCGGGGTAGTCGCGATCACCCTCTTTGCCCTGGCGCATATCTATTTTCCTGAGCCGGAGGCCGAGTTTCCGGGGTTTGCCCCGGTGATGCTGACGCCGCATCAACGTTGGCGGGCCGCTTTCCGGGCGCTGTTGATCTCCTTCCCTGTGGTGTGCTTTTTCTTCGTGTTTCAGATCAGCGAAGCGATCCTGACCATGATTTTTATTGCCTTGCTGTCGCTGATGATCACCGGGGAGAAGTCGGTCAAGTTGAGTGCCTTTCTGGTGGTGAGCAACGGCCTTGGCGGACTGCTGGCCATCGGCTCGTTCACGGTGCTGGCGATCGTGCCGAACATCGGGTTTTACACCTTGTTTACTGCGTTGCTGGCGATGGTGATGGCCACCAAAATCTATACCGCTGGGGAGAAGGCGCCGGTTTATGTAACCGCGTTTAGCACCTTGCTGGTGCTGATCGGATCTACCTTGCTGAGCTCCGGTGACATCGACAGCACCACGATCACCCGAATCGTGCAGCTGGTGGTGGTCGGGTTGTACATGATTGTGGCGGCGTATTTTTTAGAAACGCGAACGTGGAAATTTCTGCAGCCGAACTAG
- a CDS encoding iron-sulfur cluster-binding protein: MHNLTPSAIELVDFYDDGEQARHFQFRLLDGAVSASADPALTEPTLTKQDTGWQKVQIGQFFMLNVPGVGEAPFTFTQMPDEQGHFRALVRQMGAVTTALFGLQPGQILGARGPYGIGWPMNEISGKRILVVGGGCGLAPLVGVVDHLVEQQNYTQLTVVYGARSQQAKMLNPERERWQQFIPVFNMIENGDLNGDENEYHGRPIDIMPTVLDSFGELPDVVLLAGPQVMMFGMADYLVASGVYDHAIYLSIERRMHCGLGTCGHCYLKHQYICTDGPTFRWDVLQPYLPEDH, translated from the coding sequence ATGCATAACCTGACTCCTTCGGCCATTGAGCTGGTGGACTTTTATGACGACGGTGAGCAAGCGCGGCATTTTCAGTTTCGCTTGTTGGATGGCGCTGTGTCGGCATCAGCAGACCCGGCGTTGACTGAGCCGACGTTGACCAAGCAAGACACTGGCTGGCAGAAAGTCCAAATCGGCCAGTTTTTCATGCTGAATGTCCCGGGTGTCGGCGAAGCGCCGTTTACCTTTACCCAGATGCCGGATGAACAGGGGCACTTCCGGGCACTGGTGCGTCAGATGGGGGCGGTCACCACCGCGCTGTTTGGCCTGCAACCCGGTCAGATCCTCGGTGCACGCGGGCCATACGGGATCGGCTGGCCGATGAATGAGATCTCCGGCAAGCGGATCCTGGTCGTGGGTGGCGGCTGTGGCTTGGCGCCGCTGGTGGGCGTGGTCGATCATCTGGTCGAGCAACAGAACTATACCCAGCTCACCGTGGTGTATGGGGCGCGGAGCCAGCAGGCGAAAATGCTCAACCCGGAACGGGAGCGGTGGCAGCAGTTCATTCCGGTGTTCAACATGATCGAAAACGGCGATCTCAATGGTGACGAAAATGAATATCATGGCCGGCCGATTGATATCATGCCGACCGTGCTCGACAGCTTCGGTGAGCTGCCGGATGTGGTGCTGCTCGCCGGGCCGCAGGTGATGATGTTCGGCATGGCCGATTATCTGGTTGCCTCTGGGGTGTATGATCACGCCATTTACCTGTCGATTGAGCGCCGGATGCATTGCGGCCTCGGAACCTGCGGCCACTGTTACCTCAAGCACCAGTATATCTGCACCGATGGGCCGACCTTCAGATGGGACGTGCTCCAGCCTTACCTGCCGGAAGACCATTAG
- a CDS encoding DMT family transporter has translation MNKGVALAIFSAFVFSIMNALIKAASLTIPSAEIVFFRSAIGTVLILGLMWQAKVPFSTSGVPLLVLRGLLGAFYLLAFVYTITHIPLADAAILAYLSPFFVIVLSSLVLGERLPNKARFLLPVVLLGVALVINPFDYASFNAFALAGVASALFAAGASITIRHLSKRHHTYEIVFYFLMTAMLVSAYLMKDDFVVPEGVAWVYLAAIGIVSLIGQIFLTRAFTHENAAVVATTRYIGLVFNVLWGMLFWQEIPSWMTALGGSLIVVACIALSWKKSPSTSPASPRSAQS, from the coding sequence ATGAATAAAGGCGTGGCTCTGGCCATTTTCTCAGCGTTCGTATTCAGCATCATGAATGCCTTAATCAAAGCCGCCAGTCTGACTATCCCCAGCGCGGAAATCGTGTTTTTCCGTAGTGCCATCGGTACCGTCTTAATATTAGGGTTAATGTGGCAGGCCAAAGTGCCGTTTTCCACATCGGGGGTCCCTCTGTTGGTCCTCCGGGGGCTGCTCGGGGCATTTTACTTATTGGCATTTGTCTACACGATCACGCATATTCCGTTGGCAGATGCGGCAATTCTGGCCTATCTGTCACCTTTTTTTGTCATTGTGTTATCGAGCTTAGTACTAGGCGAGCGACTCCCCAACAAAGCGCGATTCTTACTGCCTGTGGTACTGCTCGGGGTCGCATTGGTCATCAATCCTTTTGATTACGCCTCGTTTAATGCATTTGCACTGGCGGGGGTGGCCAGCGCGCTCTTTGCGGCTGGGGCTTCCATCACGATACGCCACTTGAGCAAGCGCCATCATACTTATGAAATTGTCTTTTATTTTTTAATGACGGCCATGCTGGTATCCGCCTACCTGATGAAAGACGACTTTGTGGTCCCAGAAGGGGTAGCATGGGTCTACTTAGCAGCCATTGGCATCGTTTCCCTGATCGGGCAAATCTTTTTGACTCGGGCCTTTACCCATGAAAACGCCGCTGTCGTGGCCACCACGCGCTACATCGGCCTGGTGTTTAATGTGTTGTGGGGCATGCTGTTCTGGCAGGAAATCCCGAGTTGGATGACTGCATTGGGTGGGAGCCTCATTGTGGTCGCCTGCATCGCGTTATCGTGGAAAAAATCCCCGTCTACGTCACCGGCCAGTCCTCGCTCCGCCCAATCGTAA
- a CDS encoding 4Fe-4S dicluster domain-containing protein, whose protein sequence is MQQYLVESLKALQDHLSRARQFYQVVEAAPGDAHWQHIIPPAYPPLSAQKPQSSAKSFFFAEQEPLYVFDGQFFRETLPSPEPFVLFGVQSCDLTAIHYQDLFFEQDVYYQARRRQALLVGIDCVHPCAQGFCYLVNAGPGVRDETADLILHPLEDNQWLLVVVTAQGKEAIQGVALTPASAQEMNQRWEQLSHCEQEFDDHSYITEGVERLNRGEVSDALWQRIGVQCLACSGCTTLCPTCSCYGTQSQPFVSGDGEPVAKAVEVSGTLIKEDSGAAPNTEQPATQQVRFWDSCLYEGFQREASFNNPSAQAGERVKRFWYHKFSDDFLPEFGRYGCVGCGRCEQVCPGVIGVHSVMKRIVDDA, encoded by the coding sequence ATGCAGCAGTATCTGGTTGAGTCGCTCAAAGCGTTACAGGATCACTTATCCCGCGCCCGGCAGTTTTATCAGGTGGTGGAAGCTGCGCCGGGGGACGCACACTGGCAACACATTATCCCCCCGGCCTATCCGCCACTCAGCGCACAGAAGCCGCAAAGTTCGGCGAAAAGTTTCTTTTTTGCCGAGCAGGAGCCGCTGTACGTGTTCGACGGCCAGTTTTTCCGTGAAACCCTGCCGAGTCCCGAGCCCTTTGTGCTGTTTGGCGTTCAGAGCTGTGATTTAACCGCGATCCATTACCAGGATCTGTTTTTCGAGCAGGATGTTTACTATCAGGCGCGTCGCCGTCAGGCGCTGCTGGTCGGCATCGATTGTGTCCATCCCTGTGCGCAGGGCTTTTGTTATCTGGTCAATGCCGGACCTGGCGTGCGTGATGAAACCGCCGATCTGATCCTCCATCCGCTGGAGGACAATCAATGGCTGCTGGTGGTCGTCACCGCACAGGGCAAAGAGGCGATCCAGGGAGTGGCGCTCACCCCGGCCTCGGCTCAGGAAATGAATCAGCGCTGGGAGCAGCTCAGCCACTGCGAGCAGGAATTTGACGATCACAGCTACATCACCGAAGGGGTTGAGCGGCTGAACCGGGGCGAGGTCTCCGACGCACTATGGCAGCGGATCGGCGTTCAGTGTCTGGCGTGCTCGGGCTGCACCACCTTGTGCCCGACCTGCTCCTGTTACGGCACGCAGTCACAGCCGTTTGTGAGCGGCGATGGCGAGCCTGTTGCGAAGGCTGTGGAAGTTTCAGGCACGCTAATCAAAGAAGATTCAGGCGCGGCCCCCAATACCGAGCAGCCCGCGACGCAGCAAGTGCGCTTCTGGGATTCCTGCCTGTACGAAGGGTTTCAGCGTGAAGCCAGTTTCAATAACCCCAGTGCACAGGCCGGAGAGCGGGTGAAGCGATTCTGGTATCACAAATTCAGTGATGATTTCTTACCGGAATTCGGTCGCTACGGTTGTGTCGGTTGTGGTCGCTGCGAGCAGGTTTGCCCCGGTGTCATCGGGGTTCATTCGGTCATGAAGAGGATTGTTGACGATGCATAA